In Desulfobulbaceae bacterium, the following are encoded in one genomic region:
- a CDS encoding UbiA family prenyltransferase yields MHFHSKILISLGLTSYTLLGYLIFFPYPDSMFWLTALSSLLLCSGSGALNNYQDRHIDKLLERTSKRPLPSGSVSERCVLVQSLLLISAGISGFYFARNSLASALIALSGTAFYNGIYTPLKTRTVLAIFPGAICGMIPPLMGFSAAGGSYKDIFAAIQTFVGNLCCSGNLYCSGNLGCSGNLGNIIWVMAIIGVWQLPHFWLVLLKYPDDYEQSHAGHKLPSMLGLFTRTQLGRIMLIWILLYSFMLITAPLFYSGLSMTAQWILVLNGVFLFILSTSALLGFTTRIHLYGYATSYRFESAILNLSMMIFILTLIADILFLTAV; encoded by the coding sequence ATGCATTTTCACAGCAAGATTTTGATTTCGCTTGGACTGACATCTTACACATTGCTTGGATACCTGATATTTTTTCCATATCCAGACTCTATGTTCTGGCTCACAGCTCTATCGTCACTGCTGTTATGTTCAGGAAGCGGGGCACTGAACAATTATCAGGATCGCCATATAGACAAACTCCTTGAAAGAACTTCAAAACGCCCTCTTCCATCAGGTTCTGTCTCAGAAAGATGTGTGCTGGTTCAATCTCTATTGCTCATATCTGCGGGTATTTCAGGTTTTTATTTTGCCCGCAACTCTCTTGCAAGTGCCCTTATTGCTCTGTCTGGTACGGCATTTTACAACGGAATATATACTCCTCTTAAAACTCGGACGGTTCTTGCAATTTTTCCTGGTGCAATCTGCGGCATGATTCCCCCGTTGATGGGATTTAGTGCAGCAGGAGGATCATATAAAGATATTTTTGCAGCTATACAGACTTTTGTCGGCAACCTGTGCTGTTCTGGCAATCTTTACTGTTCTGGCAATCTGGGGTGCTCTGGCAATCTGGGCAATATAATCTGGGTAATGGCAATAATTGGAGTGTGGCAGCTTCCCCACTTCTGGCTTGTTCTGCTAAAATACCCTGATGATTATGAACAGAGCCATGCAGGACACAAGCTCCCATCCATGCTTGGTCTGTTTACCAGAACGCAACTTGGACGCATCATGCTGATATGGATTTTGCTTTACAGCTTCATGCTTATCACAGCTCCCCTTTTTTATTCCGGATTAAGCATGACAGCCCAATGGATTTTGGTATTGAATGGAGTCTTTCTGTTTATATTATCTACTTCTGCTTTGTTAGGTTTCACTACCCGAATCCATCTTTATGGTTATGCAACAAGCTATCGTTTTGAATCTGCTATACTGAACCTCTCCATGATGATTTTTATCCTCACTCTGATAGCAGACATACTCTTTTTAACGGCTGTTTAA